The Dendrosporobacter quercicolus genome has a segment encoding these proteins:
- a CDS encoding type II secretion system F family protein, with product MLMMALAGGVLMFLLFLIVITYFSGEKSETARKVRRYAASSSAGEDKEKRADYLEQFMKLIRYLGLRFQGAPQVKALEIRMQQAGLPLLGAEFLALAGVIVIAAGVFGLMLTLSVEYALGLALLAGLVCWLYLNIRIDRRRQAFSNQLGDVLIMMSNAMRSGFSFMQAMDLIAKEMKPPVSVEFMKTLAEIRLGGDTETAFFNMGRRSQSSDLDMVITAVLIQRQVGGNLAQILDTIAVTINERIKMKREIKTLTAQGRLSAWVLAALPFAVAVFASIINPGYLQPFVEEPLGQVCLAGALVSQAVGFLVIRRIVNIDV from the coding sequence ATGCTGATGATGGCTTTAGCCGGCGGGGTACTGATGTTTTTGCTTTTTTTAATTGTGATAACCTATTTCAGCGGGGAAAAAAGCGAAACAGCCCGGAAAGTCCGGCGTTACGCCGCCAGCTCCTCTGCCGGAGAGGACAAAGAAAAGCGCGCGGACTATCTTGAGCAATTCATGAAGCTTATCCGGTATCTGGGCCTTAGATTCCAAGGCGCGCCGCAGGTCAAAGCGCTGGAAATCAGAATGCAGCAGGCCGGCTTGCCGTTGCTGGGCGCGGAGTTTTTGGCGCTGGCCGGGGTTATTGTTATAGCCGCCGGGGTGTTCGGCCTGATGCTGACCCTCAGCGTGGAGTATGCTTTAGGCCTTGCCCTGCTGGCCGGGCTGGTCTGCTGGCTGTATCTGAATATCCGGATTGACCGGCGGCGGCAGGCGTTCAGCAATCAGCTTGGCGATGTGCTGATTATGATGTCCAACGCTATGCGGTCAGGCTTCAGCTTTATGCAGGCCATGGACCTGATCGCCAAGGAAATGAAACCACCCGTTTCGGTGGAGTTTATGAAAACCCTTGCCGAAATCCGCCTGGGCGGGGATACTGAGACTGCTTTTTTCAATATGGGAAGACGGTCGCAAAGCTCTGATCTGGATATGGTCATTACCGCGGTGCTCATCCAGCGCCAGGTCGGCGGAAACCTGGCTCAAATCCTGGATACCATTGCGGTGACCATCAATGAACGAATCAAGATGAAGCGGGAAATCAAGACCCTGACCGCGCAGGGGCGCCTGTCCGCCTGGGTGCTGGCTGCTTTGCCTTTTGCTGTGGCCGTCTTTGCCAGTATTATTAATCCGGGCTATCTGCAACCGTTTGTGGAGGAACCCCTTGGCCAGGTGTGTTTGGCTGGTGCGCTTGTTAGTCAGGCGGTGGGCTTTCTGGTTATCCGCCGGATTGTAAATATTGATGTTTAA
- the ilvB gene encoding biosynthetic-type acetolactate synthase large subunit: MTGAKAVIECLVEQGVDTIFGYPGGMILPLYDALYDATGLRHILTVHEQGAAHAADGYARASGRVGVCIATSGPGATNLVTGLAAAFMDSVPLVAITAQVPTNLLGRDAFQEVDITGITMPITKHNLQIKDIRKLPQLLRQAFKIAGSGRPGPVLVDIPRDVLCAEFNFDTIPVMPLPDWKLTRRVENLVREAAEAIGKASRPVIVAGGGVISAGASPELLALAQKLRLPVVSTLMGLGAFPAASDQFLGLTGLHGWQAANNAVHGADVIIAAGSRFSDRLTGNRAQYSSDKVVIHIDIDPAEIDKNVLTHLGLAGDMKTILTLLEQYCRPGNIADWWNTIGQWQRQYTFRYDDSALNAPWVMRQMAEKTAGQPVAFTTDVGQHQMWAAQHLKIETPRSWITSGGLGAMGFGLPAALGAQLALGDRRRIVNIVGDGGIKMTGNEFFTIAAQCLPVITVIINNSGLGMIRQLQHAFYDQRYTACCLPQEVDFSMYARAFGIHSVTVNRPEEFCQAFDAAWSSSRPEVIVVNVAEDFVRPMITPGAALNEFVDM; this comes from the coding sequence ATGACGGGAGCTAAGGCAGTGATCGAATGTCTGGTGGAGCAAGGTGTTGATACGATATTCGGCTATCCGGGCGGGATGATTCTGCCTCTCTATGATGCCTTATATGATGCGACAGGCCTGCGGCACATTCTTACTGTGCATGAGCAGGGAGCAGCCCATGCCGCCGACGGTTATGCCCGGGCCAGCGGCCGGGTCGGCGTATGTATAGCAACCTCCGGGCCGGGGGCGACAAATTTGGTTACCGGACTGGCGGCGGCGTTTATGGATTCGGTGCCGCTTGTGGCCATCACCGCTCAAGTACCGACAAATTTGCTGGGGCGTGATGCTTTTCAGGAAGTGGATATTACCGGCATTACCATGCCGATTACCAAACATAATTTACAAATTAAAGATATTCGCAAACTGCCGCAGCTGCTCCGGCAGGCCTTTAAAATTGCCGGCAGCGGCCGTCCCGGCCCAGTGCTGGTGGATATTCCGCGTGATGTATTGTGCGCCGAATTTAATTTTGACACCATCCCAGTGATGCCATTGCCTGACTGGAAGCTAACCCGCCGGGTTGAAAATCTTGTGAGGGAAGCGGCTGAAGCGATTGGCAAAGCCAGCCGGCCGGTCATTGTCGCCGGCGGCGGGGTTATTTCGGCCGGCGCCAGTCCTGAGCTGCTGGCCTTGGCCCAAAAACTCCGGCTGCCGGTGGTTAGTACACTGATGGGCTTGGGGGCTTTTCCGGCGGCAAGTGATCAATTCCTGGGTTTAACCGGCCTGCATGGCTGGCAGGCGGCAAATAATGCGGTACACGGCGCTGATGTGATCATTGCCGCCGGCAGTCGTTTTAGTGACCGGCTGACCGGTAACCGGGCTCAGTATTCGAGTGATAAAGTGGTCATCCACATTGATATTGATCCCGCGGAAATTGACAAAAATGTCTTAACCCATTTGGGTTTGGCCGGTGATATGAAAACAATTCTGACCCTGCTTGAGCAATATTGCCGGCCGGGGAATATTGCTGACTGGTGGAATACCATCGGCCAATGGCAGCGGCAATATACCTTTCGCTATGACGACAGCGCGTTAAACGCACCCTGGGTAATGCGGCAAATGGCCGAAAAAACCGCCGGACAGCCGGTCGCTTTCACCACCGATGTCGGTCAGCATCAAATGTGGGCGGCCCAGCATCTGAAAATTGAAACGCCCCGTTCCTGGATAACTTCCGGGGGCTTGGGGGCAATGGGCTTCGGTCTGCCTGCCGCGCTTGGCGCCCAGTTAGCGTTAGGTGACCGCCGGCGAATCGTTAATATTGTTGGCGACGGCGGCATAAAAATGACCGGGAATGAATTTTTCACAATAGCGGCCCAGTGTTTGCCGGTGATTACCGTCATTATCAATAACAGCGGGTTGGGCATGATCAGACAGCTGCAGCACGCCTTCTATGATCAACGCTACACTGCCTGCTGTTTGCCGCAGGAGGTTGATTTTTCCATGTATGCCAGGGCTTTTGGCATACACAGCGTCACCGTAAACCGGCCGGAAGAGTTTTGTCAGGCTTTTGACGCAGCCTGGTCATCCAGCCGGCCGGAGGTTATTGTCGTCAATGTCGCCGAAGATTTTGTCAGGCCTATGATTACCCCGGGGGCGGCCTTAAATGAGTTTGTCGATATGTAG
- a CDS encoding Flp family type IVb pilin has product MLKVWKRLRLGRLNQKGQGMVEYAVVLAIVAAIGVTLVNGNTSLRERVSNLYIDVTNDLQTIRSRL; this is encoded by the coding sequence ATGTTAAAAGTATGGAAAAGGCTGAGGTTAGGCCGCTTAAACCAAAAAGGGCAAGGGATGGTGGAGTATGCGGTAGTTCTTGCTATTGTTGCAGCTATTGGCGTAACTTTAGTTAACGGCAATACTTCTCTGAGAGAAAGAGTAAGCAACCTGTATATTGACGTCACCAACGATTTGCAGACAATCAGGTCTAGACTCTAA
- a CDS encoding response regulator, which yields MQEYRVLLIEQNRIMLERLSSVIRNSKDFQLVSRAMNPREALGQGGVFVPNLILLDIDMPDSALFVREFVRAFPQAGILCLSSQWNAEAASTAVKAGAKGYLIKPFTGEELVAAVHTFGSSGMGMISEVMTFFSPKGKSGKTTLIANLAMALAKKSGQNVAIIDADVQFGDMAVFFNLEPPSTIREAARDIKFLSPISLNSYFMPIADQVKVLCGTKRPEFAEDVSPKALVDLVSMARSLFRYILIDVPPAFNPVSVAAAEAADSVFLVSMVSNGYEVKHMQRALEIFKAWPDHAARVKTIFTRVEPCNEQEQRRMETLLEYPVYGILPNEYLLVSVAANNGRMAVDVKPESPLARSVDLLAAGICSRQYKAG from the coding sequence ATGCAGGAATATCGTGTTCTTCTCATTGAGCAAAACCGGATCATGCTGGAACGCTTATCCAGTGTAATTCGAAACAGCAAAGATTTCCAGCTTGTTTCCCGGGCCATGAATCCGCGGGAAGCTTTGGGGCAGGGCGGCGTTTTTGTACCCAACCTGATCCTGCTGGATATTGATATGCCGGACAGCGCATTGTTTGTCCGTGAATTTGTCCGGGCATTTCCCCAGGCCGGTATTTTGTGCCTGAGCAGCCAGTGGAATGCCGAGGCTGCCAGTACAGCCGTAAAAGCGGGCGCCAAAGGCTATTTAATCAAGCCTTTTACCGGTGAGGAGCTTGTGGCGGCGGTGCATACCTTTGGCAGCAGCGGTATGGGCATGATCAGCGAGGTTATGACGTTCTTCAGCCCCAAGGGCAAGAGCGGCAAGACGACGCTGATTGCCAATCTGGCAATGGCGCTGGCGAAAAAAAGCGGGCAGAACGTGGCGATTATTGATGCTGACGTACAGTTTGGCGATATGGCGGTGTTCTTTAATCTGGAGCCGCCGAGTACAATCAGGGAAGCCGCCAGAGATATTAAATTTTTGTCGCCGATCTCACTCAATTCATATTTTATGCCGATTGCGGATCAGGTCAAAGTGCTTTGCGGTACCAAGCGGCCGGAATTTGCCGAAGATGTAAGTCCGAAGGCTTTGGTCGACCTGGTAAGTATGGCCCGCAGTTTATTCCGTTATATTTTAATTGACGTTCCCCCGGCCTTTAATCCGGTTTCGGTTGCGGCGGCCGAGGCGGCCGACAGCGTGTTCCTGGTTTCCATGGTCAGCAATGGCTATGAAGTCAAGCATATGCAGCGAGCACTGGAAATTTTTAAAGCCTGGCCGGATCATGCGGCCAGAGTAAAAACCATATTTACCAGGGTGGAGCCTTGCAATGAGCAGGAGCAGCGGCGGATGGAGACGCTGCTGGAGTATCCGGTATACGGCATTCTGCCCAATGAGTACCTGCTGGTTTCGGTTGCGGCCAACAATGGCCGGATGGCGGTTGATGTCAAACCGGAATCGCCGTTGGCGCGCAGTGTTGATTTACTGGCCGCAGGCATCTGCAGCCGGCAGTACAAGGCGGGATAG
- a CDS encoding CpaF family protein, with translation MSLLERLGKKNGMEEAKPIFAGRKTSSSDDQYQELKLEIHQRIVSEMNVEQQQVLMNSQQDRREVETVIAEYCSRVLDENPFVVPRGDRAAIAADVLDEILGLGPIEPLLKDETVTEIMINGPKRIFVERLGKLHITKVRFYDETHLMSIIERIVTPLGRRVDEASPLVDARLADGSRVNIIIPPLSLTGPCVTIRKFAQNPLTVENLIGFGSLSEAMAGFLRACIAARINIVVSGGTGSGKTTTLNVLSSFVPSDERVVTIEDAAELQLMQEHVVTLESRPANIEGRGQITIRDLVRNALRMRPDRIIVGEVRSGEALDMLQAMNTGHDGSLTTAHANSPRDVLSRLETMVLMAGMELPVKAIREQISSAIDLIIQQSRLRDGSRKITHITEVQKMEGDVIVLQDIFRFVQAGVDESGKILGAFEATGMRPDFIEKFETNGIRLPHNIFTPGVHLAGDEDWRR, from the coding sequence ATGTCACTATTGGAGCGGCTAGGCAAAAAAAACGGTATGGAAGAAGCAAAGCCGATTTTTGCCGGACGGAAGACCAGTTCGTCAGATGATCAGTATCAGGAGCTGAAGCTGGAAATCCATCAACGGATTGTCAGTGAAATGAATGTCGAGCAGCAGCAGGTGCTGATGAACAGCCAGCAGGACCGGCGGGAAGTCGAGACTGTCATTGCCGAGTATTGCAGCCGGGTGCTTGATGAAAACCCGTTTGTCGTACCGCGGGGCGACCGGGCGGCGATTGCGGCCGATGTGCTGGACGAGATCCTGGGGCTGGGTCCGATTGAACCGCTGCTCAAGGATGAGACGGTTACCGAAATTATGATTAACGGGCCGAAGCGCATTTTTGTCGAGCGGCTGGGCAAGCTGCATATCACCAAGGTCCGGTTTTATGATGAGACCCATTTGATGAGCATTATTGAGCGAATTGTCACCCCGCTGGGACGGCGGGTTGATGAGGCTTCACCGCTGGTCGACGCCCGGCTGGCCGACGGTTCGCGGGTCAATATCATCATTCCGCCGCTGTCGCTGACCGGGCCTTGCGTCACCATTCGCAAATTCGCTCAGAATCCGCTGACTGTGGAGAATCTGATCGGGTTCGGCTCGTTGAGTGAGGCTATGGCCGGATTTTTGCGGGCCTGCATTGCCGCCCGGATCAATATTGTCGTATCCGGCGGAACGGGGTCCGGTAAAACAACGACCCTAAATGTACTCTCTTCCTTCGTACCTTCGGACGAGCGGGTTGTTACCATTGAAGACGCGGCCGAACTTCAGCTGATGCAGGAGCATGTGGTTACCCTGGAAAGCCGCCCGGCCAACATTGAAGGCCGCGGCCAGATCACCATCCGCGATTTGGTCCGCAATGCGTTGCGGATGCGGCCTGACCGGATCATTGTCGGTGAAGTGCGTTCCGGTGAAGCGCTGGATATGCTGCAGGCGATGAATACCGGGCATGACGGTTCGTTAACGACAGCGCATGCCAACAGTCCACGCGATGTACTGAGCCGGCTGGAAACAATGGTGCTGATGGCCGGAATGGAATTGCCGGTCAAAGCGATTCGCGAACAGATTTCCTCAGCCATCGATCTGATTATTCAGCAATCCAGGCTTCGGGATGGCAGCCGCAAGATTACTCATATTACCGAGGTGCAAAAGATGGAGGGCGATGTTATTGTTCTGCAGGACATCTTCCGGTTTGTCCAGGCCGGTGTGGATGAGAGCGGCAAGATTTTAGGCGCCTTTGAAGCAACCGGCATGAGACCTGACTTTATAGAAAAGTTTGAAACCAACGGGATCAGGCTGCCTCACAATATTTTTACGCCTGGCGTTCACTTGGCAGGCGACGAAGACTGGAGGCGATAG
- the cpaB gene encoding Flp pilus assembly protein CpaB, with the protein MSLPQISKGLVGKLEQMAPKRLILLAFMVSLLFTLLLYFYLAKLENEQQEKPPLTGVVIAAVDIPEKTVIKSEMLKTVQLPRELSQPDTVTDLSSVVGKTARISILQGDPVTEKKLFGDIRLAGFTGSIPADKRAMSIAITDTTAISGFAQPGDYVDVMLVTDKAYPNTISGEMILQNILLLAINKSSAATAGSKDGKAEQMATATLAVDPAAAVRLAVAQSQGMVYLVLRPLQPKESFVLTTKLLAQFGQAPEMPRPAQADSAAPPVRPAPEQEAPVQKRADGILVIRGSSANMVEVR; encoded by the coding sequence TTGAGTTTGCCTCAAATTTCAAAAGGACTGGTAGGAAAATTAGAACAAATGGCGCCAAAGCGCCTTATTCTGCTGGCCTTTATGGTGAGTTTGCTGTTTACGCTGCTGCTGTATTTTTATCTGGCGAAACTGGAAAATGAGCAGCAGGAAAAGCCGCCGCTGACAGGCGTGGTTATTGCGGCTGTAGATATTCCGGAAAAAACGGTCATCAAGTCTGAAATGCTCAAAACGGTTCAACTGCCGCGGGAGCTTAGTCAGCCGGATACGGTAACCGATTTGTCCTCTGTGGTGGGGAAGACTGCGAGAATCAGTATTCTGCAGGGTGACCCCGTAACGGAAAAAAAACTGTTTGGCGATATCAGGCTGGCCGGTTTTACCGGCAGTATTCCGGCGGATAAGCGGGCCATGTCGATTGCGATAACGGACACGACGGCAATTTCCGGCTTTGCCCAACCCGGCGATTATGTGGATGTCATGCTGGTTACCGACAAGGCCTACCCCAATACCATTTCAGGGGAAATGATTCTGCAGAACATCCTTTTGCTGGCAATTAATAAAAGCAGTGCCGCCACAGCAGGGAGCAAGGACGGCAAGGCCGAGCAAATGGCTACCGCCACCCTGGCGGTTGACCCGGCGGCGGCAGTCCGGCTGGCTGTGGCGCAGTCACAGGGGATGGTATATCTTGTTCTTCGCCCCTTACAACCAAAAGAAAGTTTTGTATTGACCACCAAGCTGCTGGCGCAGTTCGGACAGGCTCCGGAAATGCCGCGCCCGGCGCAAGCGGATTCCGCTGCGCCGCCTGTCAGGCCTGCGCCGGAGCAGGAAGCGCCGGTCCAAAAACGTGCGGACGGCATTTTGGTCATCCGCGGCAGCTCAGCAAATATGGTAGAAGTGCGATAG
- a CDS encoding TadE/TadG family type IV pilus assembly protein encodes MGNYFADRRGQALVEFAIILPIFFLMLYALAYLGMFFHDYLTLNELTRDIARKEAVGISFDDIKQNYRERTFLTSVYSFNPDDVTVTTEAEEIGGGQQVTVTLTATVNVAENSFWGEMLPSTISSSLTMRKEE; translated from the coding sequence ATGGGTAATTATTTTGCGGACAGGCGCGGTCAGGCTTTGGTTGAATTTGCTATTATTCTGCCAATCTTCTTTCTGATGCTATATGCTTTGGCCTATTTAGGAATGTTTTTTCATGACTATCTCACACTGAATGAGCTGACCCGTGATATTGCCCGGAAGGAAGCGGTAGGGATTTCCTTTGACGATATAAAACAGAATTACCGGGAGCGAACATTTTTGACCAGTGTTTACAGCTTTAACCCGGATGATGTTACGGTGACGACAGAGGCGGAGGAGATTGGCGGGGGGCAGCAGGTTACCGTTACCCTGACGGCAACGGTTAACGTAGCGGAAAATAGTTTCTGGGGAGAAATGCTGCCGTCCACTATTTCTTCATCATTGACGATGCGCAAGGAGGAATAG
- a CDS encoding AAA family ATPase, with product MEKSVRSGIVLTIFSTASAVGKTLLGVNMAAELARNGYKVCVVDLDLQFGDVCNYLQMSPLKTIYDAQLAAERAVDTMGSSEYIIRYERGGAAFSVLAAPLRLEEAYNILTPAVTALLGRLRREYDYIVLDTAAAFSDLNLAVMDLSTIITFVGIVDFIPTIKNMKVGYDTMRSIGYDKSKIRFILNRSNSKTHIELQDVEQLLEERFYHVLPNDFSTALNSIHQGIPLVFGREKSPLGQSLQELVAKYTNRLPQVNDQENASLSSWIKRLFT from the coding sequence GTGGAAAAATCAGTCAGAAGCGGCATTGTCCTTACTATATTCAGTACAGCCTCTGCTGTCGGCAAAACGCTGCTGGGCGTCAATATGGCCGCCGAACTGGCGCGGAATGGGTATAAAGTCTGTGTAGTCGATCTTGATTTGCAATTCGGCGATGTCTGCAATTATCTCCAGATGTCGCCGTTAAAGACCATTTATGACGCCCAGTTGGCGGCGGAAAGAGCTGTTGATACCATGGGCAGCAGTGAATATATCATAAGGTATGAACGGGGCGGCGCGGCGTTTTCGGTGCTGGCCGCACCGCTGAGGCTGGAGGAGGCCTATAATATCCTGACGCCGGCTGTGACCGCTCTGCTTGGCAGATTGCGCCGGGAATATGACTATATTGTTTTGGATACCGCGGCGGCTTTCAGCGACTTGAATCTGGCGGTAATGGATCTCAGCACGATTATTACCTTTGTCGGCATCGTGGATTTTATTCCAACCATAAAAAATATGAAGGTCGGCTATGATACCATGCGCAGCATTGGCTATGACAAAAGCAAAATCCGGTTTATTCTCAACCGCAGCAATTCCAAGACCCATATTGAGCTGCAGGATGTGGAGCAGCTGCTGGAAGAACGTTTTTATCACGTATTGCCCAATGATTTTTCAACGGCGCTCAATTCCATTCACCAGGGCATTCCTCTGGTATTTGGCCGGGAGAAAAGTCCTTTAGGCCAAAGTCTGCAGGAATTGGTTGCCAAGTATACCAATCGCCTGCCGCAAGTAAACGACCAGGAAAACGCCTCTTTGTCATCCTGGATAAAGCGCCTGTTTACATAG
- a CDS encoding type II and III secretion system protein family protein produces the protein MNKNQMIGKNLFLSACFIFALFYMGGTATAQETISLDVSRSFCFSAGEEITRVAVADPELADVTVISKRELLVLARKPGTTTLYVWTNDGMRQEYAINVTNQDTQTAAAVKTMIGYAGIMVEKVGDKILLEGSVQNQLQKNRAQKIAEMYSEKVINLLEMTRPDQVRLEAKILEISTDKVKKLGIQYANASDIDTEKGIVTIGPTGIFGFGQTFSNSRDSSNAKTGGYADINATLQALVTSGDAKVLSQPSMVTMSGEKANILIGGEMPIPMSNSEGQLTVEWREYGIKLNIEPVVDTDQSITSKVSAEVSTLDSSSAAAINLSSGLSIPALRSRKAETVIQLPSGSTMAIGGLITSEEGRQITKVPFLGDLPIIGQFFRSTATSKEKKEIIILVTPTLVDETTPAGMSEEMEALLESRQPEGAKTETKNN, from the coding sequence ATGAACAAAAACCAGATGATAGGCAAGAATTTATTTCTTTCGGCTTGTTTTATATTTGCGCTGTTTTATATGGGTGGGACGGCAACGGCGCAGGAGACCATTTCCCTGGATGTCAGCCGGTCTTTTTGTTTCAGCGCAGGTGAAGAAATTACGCGCGTCGCCGTTGCCGACCCGGAGCTTGCCGATGTCACGGTCATTTCCAAGCGGGAACTGCTTGTTCTCGCCAGGAAACCGGGAACAACAACGCTGTATGTCTGGACAAATGACGGCATGCGGCAGGAGTACGCGATAAACGTTACTAACCAAGATACGCAAACAGCGGCGGCAGTGAAAACCATGATTGGTTACGCAGGGATTATGGTAGAAAAAGTTGGCGATAAAATCCTGTTGGAGGGTTCGGTGCAGAACCAGTTGCAGAAGAACCGCGCGCAAAAGATTGCTGAAATGTACAGTGAAAAAGTCATTAATCTGCTGGAAATGACCAGGCCTGACCAGGTCCGGCTTGAAGCTAAAATTCTGGAGATATCTACCGACAAGGTGAAGAAGCTGGGTATCCAGTATGCGAATGCCTCTGATATTGATACTGAAAAGGGAATCGTGACCATCGGACCAACCGGCATTTTTGGTTTTGGTCAGACTTTTTCCAATTCCCGCGACTCGTCAAACGCCAAGACCGGCGGTTATGCGGATATTAATGCAACGCTGCAGGCGCTGGTCACCAGCGGTGACGCCAAGGTGCTGTCCCAGCCGAGTATGGTGACCATGAGCGGTGAAAAGGCCAATATTCTCATTGGCGGGGAAATGCCCATTCCCATGAGCAATTCCGAAGGGCAGCTTACCGTCGAATGGCGTGAATACGGGATTAAGCTGAACATTGAACCTGTCGTGGATACTGACCAAAGCATTACCAGCAAGGTAAGCGCGGAGGTGAGCACCCTCGACAGCTCCTCCGCCGCGGCGATCAATCTGAGCAGCGGGCTGTCGATTCCGGCGCTGCGGTCCCGGAAGGCTGAGACGGTCATTCAGTTGCCGTCAGGCAGTACAATGGCGATCGGCGGCCTGATTACCTCCGAGGAGGGCCGTCAGATTACCAAAGTTCCGTTTTTGGGAGATTTACCGATCATTGGTCAGTTTTTCCGCAGTACGGCAACAAGCAAGGAAAAGAAAGAAATTATTATTTTGGTGACGCCAACGCTTGTTGACGAAACAACACCGGCAGGCATGTCCGAAGAAATGGAAGCTTTGCTTGAGAGCCGGCAGCCGGAGGGAGCAAAAACGGAAACCAAGAACAACTAA
- a CDS encoding prepilin peptidase — protein MPDQMAFFGMVLTLLALTIIVSQILAATIAGLMNRSVAILEAPQKLLCVQSRRPLILLALIFPLYALSGQLAIDAAQLLSFWVFIAFMLLISVMDFEQQIILDQVLLPLLFLALCFSPVLPALLVNRLLAAAAGGLIFFLIAVLTKGGLGGGDIKLLSVLGLWLGTEKLLLTVLLGCLSAGLISAFLLLGKRKKPGDTIAYGPYFAFSAMIALLA, from the coding sequence ATGCCTGACCAAATGGCATTCTTTGGTATGGTCCTTACGCTTTTAGCGTTAACAATCATTGTAAGTCAAATATTAGCGGCAACAATCGCCGGTTTAATGAACCGCTCTGTCGCCATTCTGGAAGCCCCGCAAAAGCTGCTGTGCGTGCAGTCCCGGCGCCCGCTCATTCTGCTTGCCCTGATTTTCCCGCTGTACGCCCTGAGCGGGCAGCTGGCGATTGATGCGGCGCAGCTCTTAAGCTTCTGGGTCTTTATCGCATTCATGCTCTTGATCAGTGTGATGGATTTTGAACAGCAGATCATTCTGGATCAGGTACTCCTGCCCTTACTGTTCCTGGCCCTGTGCTTTTCGCCTGTTTTGCCGGCCCTGCTCGTCAACCGCCTCCTGGCTGCGGCCGCCGGAGGGTTGATTTTTTTCCTTATCGCGGTCCTCACCAAAGGAGGACTTGGCGGCGGCGATATCAAGCTGCTGTCTGTTCTCGGCTTATGGCTGGGCACGGAAAAACTGCTGCTCACCGTGCTGCTGGGCTGTTTAAGCGCAGGCCTGATCAGCGCCTTCTTGCTGTTGGGCAAAAGAAAAAAGCCCGGGGACACCATAGCGTATGGCCCTTATTTTGCTTTCAGCGCTATGATTGCTCTGCTCGCCTAA
- a CDS encoding type II secretion system F family protein gives MALWVALACGFFLFSFFYLLAMTKIAPKTQVKGRVQQLRRPVSLDERVRFESEQLNRPFAERLILPLFRRLEERLIRLAPARIFAVLAERIMKAGKQHSWSINTFVCFWLISSLGFFVITGFFAFYANPLPFLQGVALSVCGLIIGAALPVAFLDWLIAIRRKAILRQLPDVLDLLCISVQAGLSFDGAMARVAEKMNGPLIEECSKMLRDVRMGMTRRQALANLAERCKIQEVYLFTSAVVQSDRLGVSMAKTLAIQSENMRERRRQTVKEQALKAPVKMLLPLAVFIFPALFIVIMLPTLFSILNNLKALGK, from the coding sequence ATGGCACTGTGGGTTGCCCTGGCTTGCGGGTTTTTCTTATTTTCATTTTTTTATTTGCTGGCGATGACTAAAATAGCGCCAAAGACGCAGGTTAAAGGACGGGTACAGCAACTGCGACGGCCGGTTTCTCTCGATGAGCGGGTGCGGTTTGAAAGTGAACAACTGAATAGACCGTTTGCCGAACGGCTGATCTTGCCGCTGTTCCGGCGGCTTGAGGAACGGCTGATCCGGTTGGCCCCGGCGCGCATTTTCGCGGTTTTGGCGGAACGGATCATGAAGGCCGGGAAACAGCATAGCTGGAGCATAAATACGTTTGTCTGTTTTTGGCTGATTTCTTCCCTGGGTTTTTTCGTGATAACTGGTTTTTTCGCTTTCTATGCCAATCCGCTGCCTTTTTTGCAGGGCGTTGCCCTGAGTGTTTGCGGGCTGATTATTGGCGCCGCGTTGCCGGTGGCCTTTTTGGACTGGCTGATCGCCATACGGCGCAAGGCCATTCTGCGGCAGCTTCCCGATGTTTTGGACTTGCTGTGTATCAGTGTGCAGGCCGGTCTGTCGTTTGATGGCGCGATGGCCAGAGTGGCGGAGAAGATGAACGGACCATTGATTGAGGAATGCAGCAAGATGCTGCGCGATGTCCGTATGGGGATGACCCGGCGGCAGGCCTTAGCCAACCTGGCGGAACGGTGCAAAATTCAGGAGGTTTATCTGTTTACGTCAGCCGTTGTGCAGTCTGACCGCCTAGGTGTCAGTATGGCGAAAACACTGGCCATACAGTCAGAAAATATGCGGGAAAGAAGACGGCAGACAGTTAAGGAGCAGGCGCTGAAAGCGCCGGTGAAGATGCTGCTTCCCTTGGCTGTATTTATCTTCCCGGCTTTATTTATTGTTATTATGCTGCCGACGTTATTTTCGATTTTGAATAATTTAAAGGCTCTGGGAAAATGA